In the genome of Dethiobacter alkaliphilus AHT 1, the window GGAGTTTCTGCGCACTGATCTGCCGGAGCTTATAGAGAAGAATGTTAAAGTGGTGATGGTTGGTTCCGCCGATGGCCTTCCCCGGCATACCAGGGAAGCGGTGGATGAAGCCATGGCCGCCACGGCACAAAATACAGGCATGATCCTAAACTTTGCCCTAAACTACGGCAGTCGGGCCGAGATTATTCATGCCGTGCGCGACATTGCCGAAAAGTCCGCCTCGGGCCTCATATCCCCCGGGGATATTGATGAAGAAACGGTGGATAATCATTTATATACGGCAGATTTGCCCGATCCGGATTTGTTAATCCGTCCCAGCGGGGAAATCCGCCTAAGTAATTTCCTGCTCTGGCAGCTTGCGTATGCCGAGCTGTGGTTTACCGATGTGTACTGGCCGGATTTTGACCGCGGACATTTATTGGAAGCCATAGAAGCGTATCAAAATCGCGATCGCCGTTTCGGCGGCATTAAACTGTAGGAGGGGTCGCATGTTCAGGCAGCGGTTGGCCAGTGCTCTGGTGGGA includes:
- a CDS encoding isoprenyl transferase is translated as MVWFLRRFFKNKESSNEPVDGAIPQHVAIIMDGNGRWASHRGLPRTAGHHAGMVALRRTIRSADELGIKVLTVYAFSTENWSRPKREVDFLMRLPKEFLRTDLPELIEKNVKVVMVGSADGLPRHTREAVDEAMAATAQNTGMILNFALNYGSRAEIIHAVRDIAEKSASGLISPGDIDEETVDNHLYTADLPDPDLLIRPSGEIRLSNFLLWQLAYAELWFTDVYWPDFDRGHLLEAIEAYQNRDRRFGGIKL